A portion of the Rhodococcus pseudokoreensis genome contains these proteins:
- the pdhA gene encoding pyruvate dehydrogenase (acetyl-transferring) E1 component subunit alpha has product MVDKIAYPVQLIQPDGRRVFRPDYTSLVRDIGPDQLRDLYEDLVAARRMDVEAVALQRQGELGLWAPLLGQEAAQVGSARALRPDDYAFISYREHAVAYCRGVDPGVMTRMWRGCAHSAWDPSSVNVTNPAIVVGSQGLHATGYAMGAHLDGAEIATIAYFGDGATSQGDLAEALGFSMSFNAPVVFFCQNNQFAISEPVHLQSPVPIAQRAAGYGMPALRVDGNDVLAVLAVTRQATQRAREGSGPTFIEAVTYRMGPHTTSDDPTRYRAAAETEIWKARDPIDRMRRLLEREGLLSDEFLARVQATADAVAARLRSGTVEAPDPAPLDLFDHVYSTDHPLIDEEREQYAAYLAGFAGIEEALS; this is encoded by the coding sequence ATGGTCGACAAGATTGCCTATCCGGTCCAGCTCATCCAGCCGGACGGCCGACGGGTCTTCAGACCCGACTACACGAGCCTCGTCCGCGACATCGGACCCGACCAACTGCGAGACCTGTACGAGGACCTCGTCGCCGCGCGTCGGATGGATGTCGAGGCGGTCGCTCTGCAACGCCAGGGTGAACTGGGGCTCTGGGCCCCGCTGCTCGGTCAGGAAGCCGCCCAGGTCGGCTCCGCCCGCGCTCTCCGTCCCGACGACTACGCGTTCATCAGTTACCGCGAACACGCCGTCGCCTACTGCCGAGGCGTGGACCCGGGTGTGATGACCCGCATGTGGCGGGGATGCGCCCATTCCGCCTGGGATCCGAGTTCCGTGAACGTGACGAATCCGGCGATCGTGGTCGGCTCCCAGGGGCTGCACGCCACCGGTTACGCCATGGGTGCCCACCTCGACGGCGCGGAGATCGCGACGATCGCCTACTTCGGCGACGGCGCCACCAGTCAGGGCGACCTCGCCGAGGCCCTCGGCTTCTCGATGAGTTTCAACGCGCCGGTCGTATTCTTCTGCCAGAACAACCAGTTCGCGATCAGCGAACCGGTTCACCTGCAGAGTCCCGTCCCCATCGCGCAGCGCGCCGCCGGTTACGGCATGCCCGCCCTCCGGGTGGACGGCAACGACGTTCTCGCGGTCCTCGCGGTCACCCGCCAGGCCACCCAGCGGGCCCGCGAAGGCAGCGGACCGACGTTCATCGAGGCCGTCACATATCGCATGGGCCCCCACACCACATCGGACGATCCCACCCGGTACCGGGCGGCGGCCGAGACCGAGATCTGGAAGGCCCGCGACCCCATCGACCGGATGCGACGACTCCTCGAGAGGGAGGGACTGCTGAGCGACGAATTCCTCGCCCGGGTGCAGGCCACCGCCGACGCCGTCGCCGCGCGACTGCGCTCGGGAACCGTCGAGGCGCCCGACCCCGCCCCGCTCGACCTGTTCGACCACGTCTATTCCACCGACCACCCGCTCATCGACGAGGAACGCGAGCAGTACGCCGCGTACCTCGCAGGCTTCGCCGGCATCGAGGAGGCACTGTCATGA
- a CDS encoding acyl-CoA thioesterase, whose amino-acid sequence MPTAADFPALWPVPTRWADNDHYGHVNNVTYYSYFDTAVNGWLIATTGTDIRDLPAIGVVAETSCRYVSELTFPDRLQVGLSVEKLGTRSIVYALAIFRENGDALDLAALGRFVHVYVDAKTRKPVPIPDEIRSAVNLLVAPDTP is encoded by the coding sequence ATGCCGACCGCCGCCGACTTCCCCGCGCTGTGGCCGGTGCCGACCCGCTGGGCGGACAACGACCACTACGGGCACGTCAACAACGTCACGTACTACTCGTATTTCGACACGGCCGTCAACGGCTGGCTGATCGCGACGACGGGCACCGACATCCGGGATCTGCCCGCGATCGGCGTGGTCGCCGAGACGTCCTGCAGGTACGTCAGCGAGCTGACGTTCCCGGACCGCCTGCAGGTGGGGCTGTCCGTCGAGAAGCTGGGCACCCGGAGCATCGTGTACGCGCTCGCGATCTTCCGCGAGAACGGCGACGCACTCGACCTCGCCGCTCTCGGCCGCTTCGTCCACGTGTACGTGGACGCGAAGACCCGCAAGCCCGTTCCGATTCCCGACGAAATCCGCAGCGCCGTAAACCTTCTGGTGGCACCGGACACGCCCTGA
- a CDS encoding O-acetyl-ADP-ribose deacetylase, whose product MTTIEVVQGDITTVEVDAIVNAANSGLLGGGGVDGAIHRAGGPDILAECRQLRATTLQDGLPAGQAVATTAGRLPARWVIHTVGPVYSSSDDRSATLRSAYTTSLAVAADLGAQSVAFPLISSGVYGWPADDAVRQAVGAVRDSDSGIPRVLFVAFDARMASLLRAEVG is encoded by the coding sequence ATGACCACCATCGAGGTAGTGCAGGGTGACATCACGACGGTCGAGGTCGACGCGATCGTCAACGCCGCCAACTCCGGACTGCTCGGCGGCGGTGGCGTGGACGGCGCCATCCACCGGGCCGGCGGCCCCGACATTCTCGCCGAATGCCGGCAACTGCGGGCCACCACACTGCAGGACGGACTGCCTGCGGGACAGGCGGTCGCGACGACGGCGGGCCGGTTGCCCGCCCGATGGGTGATCCACACGGTCGGCCCCGTCTACTCCTCTTCGGACGATCGGTCGGCCACCCTGCGCAGCGCCTACACCACCAGTTTGGCGGTGGCCGCCGACCTCGGCGCGCAGTCCGTCGCGTTCCCGCTGATCTCGTCCGGGGTGTACGGCTGGCCCGCGGACGACGCCGTCCGGCAGGCGGTCGGCGCCGTCCGCGATTCCGACTCCGGGATTCCGCGGGTGCTGTTCGTCGCGTTCGACGCGCGGATGGCGTCGCTGCTGCGGGCCGAGGTGGGATGA
- a CDS encoding benzoate/H(+) symporter BenE family transporter: MSVPDSDVRSPDSAAQPISAGIVTALVGFTSSFAVVLTGLTAVGANSAQAASGLLALCVTQALGMLWMSRHYRMPITLAWSTPGAALLAGAGTVSGGWPAAVGAFAVVGAAVILTGLWPRLGRLIAAIPPALAQAMLAGVLLPLCLAPVLALRDAPLAVAPVVLVWLVLQRYSPRWAVPAAFAAAAVVIAVGLVSGSDTLDTSALLPRLDVTAPAWTWQAMIGIAIPLYIVTMASQNIPGTAVMNSFGYRVPWRPAMLVTGVGTLVGAPAGGHAINLAAISAALAAAPSAHPDPRKRWVAAFTAGWAYLVLAACSAAVATLIAAAPEGVVEAVAGLALLGTLGGALASALDDVREREGAVVTFLIAASGVSILGIGSAFWALVAGLIVRVAVGSRR, translated from the coding sequence ATGTCTGTGCCCGACAGTGATGTGCGTTCACCGGATTCCGCCGCCCAGCCGATCAGCGCCGGAATCGTCACCGCCCTGGTGGGCTTCACCAGTTCGTTCGCCGTCGTACTCACCGGGTTGACGGCGGTGGGCGCGAACTCCGCCCAGGCCGCGTCGGGACTGCTGGCGCTGTGTGTGACGCAGGCGCTGGGGATGCTGTGGATGTCGCGGCACTACCGCATGCCGATCACCCTCGCGTGGTCGACGCCGGGAGCGGCTCTGCTCGCCGGGGCGGGAACGGTGAGCGGCGGGTGGCCGGCCGCGGTCGGCGCGTTCGCCGTCGTGGGGGCGGCGGTCATCCTCACCGGGCTGTGGCCGCGGCTGGGACGGCTCATCGCCGCCATCCCCCCGGCGCTGGCGCAGGCGATGCTCGCGGGGGTGCTGCTGCCGCTGTGCCTGGCACCGGTGCTGGCGCTGCGTGATGCACCGCTCGCCGTCGCGCCCGTCGTCCTCGTGTGGCTGGTCCTGCAGCGGTATTCGCCGCGGTGGGCGGTCCCGGCGGCGTTCGCGGCCGCCGCGGTGGTGATCGCCGTCGGTCTCGTCTCCGGCAGCGACACCCTCGACACGAGCGCCCTCCTGCCGAGGCTCGACGTCACCGCACCGGCATGGACGTGGCAGGCGATGATCGGGATCGCGATCCCGCTGTACATCGTGACGATGGCGTCCCAGAACATTCCCGGCACCGCCGTCATGAATTCCTTCGGTTACCGGGTGCCGTGGCGGCCGGCCATGCTGGTGACCGGTGTCGGGACCCTCGTCGGCGCCCCCGCGGGTGGGCACGCCATCAATCTCGCCGCCATCAGTGCCGCCCTCGCCGCCGCGCCGTCAGCGCATCCCGACCCCCGGAAGCGCTGGGTCGCGGCGTTCACGGCGGGCTGGGCGTACCTGGTGCTCGCGGCGTGTTCGGCCGCGGTCGCCACCCTCATCGCCGCGGCGCCGGAGGGCGTCGTGGAGGCCGTCGCCGGACTGGCCCTCCTCGGTACGCTCGGCGGGGCGCTGGCCTCGGCCCTCGACGACGTCCGCGAACGGGAGGGTGCCGTCGTCACGTTCCTGATCGCCGCGTCGGGGGTGAGCATCCTCGGCATCGGGTCCGCATTCTGGGCGCTGGTCGCCGGACTGATCGTGCGGGTCGCGGTGGGCTCGCGACGATAA
- a CDS encoding alpha-ketoacid dehydrogenase subunit beta, with the protein MTTTTLSLGGALNAGLRRALEHDRKVVIMGEDVGRLGGVFRVTDTLQKDFGDNRVIDTPLAESGIVGAAFGMALRGYRPVCEIQFDGFVYPAFDQIVSQVAKIHYRTQGRVTAPLTIRIPFGGGIGAVEHHSESPEAYFVHTAGLRVVTPSNPADAFHMIQQAVAADDPVVFFEPKRRYWDKAEFDVDAEPDLPLHRARVAREGTDATIVAYGSVVPTALSAASIAADEGHSLEVIDLRSLSPIDFDTVEASVRKTGRLVVAHEASTFLGLGAEIAARISERCFYQLDAPVLRVGGFDVPYPPSKLERHHLPDADRLLDAVDRSLAA; encoded by the coding sequence ATGACCACCACCACGCTGTCGCTCGGCGGCGCACTCAACGCAGGTCTGCGGCGCGCTCTCGAACACGACCGGAAGGTCGTGATCATGGGCGAGGACGTCGGACGCCTCGGCGGGGTCTTCCGCGTCACCGACACCCTGCAGAAGGACTTCGGCGACAACCGGGTCATCGACACCCCGCTCGCCGAATCGGGGATCGTCGGCGCCGCGTTCGGGATGGCGCTGCGCGGCTACCGGCCGGTCTGCGAGATCCAGTTCGACGGATTCGTGTACCCCGCGTTCGACCAGATCGTGTCGCAGGTGGCCAAGATTCACTACCGCACGCAGGGCCGGGTCACCGCGCCCCTCACGATCCGGATCCCGTTCGGCGGCGGCATCGGCGCGGTCGAACACCATTCGGAGTCGCCGGAGGCGTATTTCGTCCACACCGCCGGACTCCGCGTCGTCACCCCCAGCAACCCGGCGGACGCGTTCCACATGATCCAGCAAGCCGTCGCGGCGGACGACCCGGTGGTGTTCTTCGAACCGAAGCGGCGGTACTGGGACAAGGCCGAGTTCGACGTGGACGCCGAACCGGACCTGCCGCTGCATCGGGCGCGAGTGGCCAGGGAGGGCACGGACGCCACCATCGTCGCGTACGGCTCGGTCGTGCCGACGGCTCTGTCGGCCGCGTCGATCGCCGCCGACGAGGGGCACTCCCTCGAGGTGATCGACCTGCGCTCCCTCTCCCCGATCGACTTCGACACCGTCGAGGCATCGGTTCGTAAGACCGGCAGACTCGTCGTCGCGCACGAGGCGTCGACGTTCCTCGGGCTGGGTGCGGAGATCGCGGCCCGCATCTCCGAGCGGTGCTTCTACCAACTGGACGCGCCGGTCCTGCGGGTCGGCGGATTCGACGTCCCGTATCCGCCGTCGAAGCTGGAACGGCATCATCTGCCGGACGCCGACCGCCTGCTCGACGCCGTCGATCGCAGTCTCGCGGCCTGA
- a CDS encoding DoxX family protein, translating into MEVFLIVCGVLLAVSAVAVSIPKLRLKGTAWTGLQARGLSGQQVRLIGVAELAGGVGVLVGLYWTPLGVVATVALLILLLCAVAFHVRHGDYGNPDTRAVAMPAVYLAVLAVLASIGFVFAG; encoded by the coding sequence GTGGAAGTTTTCCTCATCGTGTGTGGCGTGCTCCTCGCCGTGAGCGCCGTCGCCGTGAGCATTCCCAAGCTGAGACTGAAGGGAACCGCGTGGACGGGGTTGCAGGCCCGGGGCCTGAGCGGGCAGCAGGTGCGGCTGATCGGCGTGGCGGAACTCGCCGGCGGAGTCGGCGTTCTCGTCGGCCTCTACTGGACTCCGCTGGGTGTGGTCGCGACGGTGGCGCTGCTGATTCTCCTCCTGTGCGCTGTCGCGTTTCACGTCAGACACGGCGATTACGGCAATCCCGACACCCGGGCCGTCGCAATGCCCGCGGTCTACCTCGCGGTGCTCGCGGTCCTCGCCTCGATCGGGTTCGTGTTCGCAGGCTGA
- a CDS encoding phosphotransferase family protein — translation MNAVGLNEDAVSAWIAGLGVGAIAPLSFERIGNGQSNLTYAVGDAGGGRWVLRRPPLGHLLASAHDVVREHRILSSLQGSDVPVPKILGLTEDPEVTDAPLVLMSYVAGVVIDSIGVAKELTPEQRNAVGLAMPKALAKIHAVDLRDAGLEDLASHKPYAARQLKRWTDQWEKSHTREVPAIEDLAGILERNMPEQAELSLVHGDFHLSNVITSPDAGEVVAVVDWELCTLGDPLADVGALLAYWPEAGDEDAGPFPASTLEGFPTRAELVEAYVHHTKRDVTHVGYWHVLALWKLAIIAEGVLRRVIDDPRNKAETGAPTVALIDGIIARAVATAEAEGLH, via the coding sequence GTGAATGCTGTGGGGCTGAACGAAGATGCCGTTTCCGCGTGGATTGCCGGACTCGGTGTGGGAGCGATCGCGCCGCTGAGCTTCGAGAGGATCGGGAACGGTCAGTCGAATCTCACGTACGCGGTCGGCGACGCGGGTGGCGGACGGTGGGTGCTGCGGCGGCCACCGCTCGGACATCTGCTCGCGTCGGCGCACGACGTGGTCCGCGAACACCGGATTCTGTCCTCTCTGCAGGGATCCGACGTTCCGGTGCCGAAGATCCTCGGGCTCACCGAAGATCCGGAGGTCACGGACGCGCCGCTCGTGCTGATGAGTTACGTCGCGGGGGTGGTGATCGACAGTATCGGTGTGGCGAAGGAACTGACGCCCGAGCAGCGGAACGCCGTCGGGCTGGCGATGCCGAAGGCGCTCGCGAAGATCCATGCGGTCGATCTCCGGGACGCCGGGCTGGAGGACCTTGCCAGCCACAAGCCTTACGCGGCAAGGCAGTTGAAGCGCTGGACGGATCAGTGGGAGAAGTCCCACACTCGGGAGGTCCCGGCGATCGAGGATCTGGCCGGGATCCTCGAGCGCAACATGCCGGAGCAGGCCGAACTGTCGTTGGTGCACGGTGATTTTCACCTGAGCAACGTCATCACTTCGCCGGACGCGGGCGAGGTGGTCGCGGTGGTCGACTGGGAACTGTGCACGCTGGGCGACCCCCTCGCCGATGTGGGCGCGTTGCTGGCCTACTGGCCCGAGGCGGGCGACGAGGACGCCGGACCGTTCCCCGCCTCCACCCTCGAGGGATTCCCCACCCGGGCCGAACTCGTGGAGGCGTATGTCCACCACACCAAACGCGACGTGACGCACGTCGGGTACTGGCACGTGCTGGCGTTGTGGAAGCTGGCGATCATCGCCGAAGGCGTGCTGCGCCGCGTGATCGACGACCCCCGGAACAAGGCCGAGACCGGCGCGCCGACGGTCGCGCTGATCGACGGGATCATCGCCCGGGCGGTGGCCACGGCCGAGGCCGAGGGCCTGCACTGA